Proteins from a single region of Nakamurella deserti:
- the dxs gene encoding 1-deoxy-D-xylulose-5-phosphate synthase — MPTSDAPLPSDLSPAYLRGLDPTELTDLAERIRSFLVNRVSRRGGHLGPNLGVVELTMVLHRVFDSPRDPIVFDTGHQAYVHKIVTGRADRFDTLRTRNGLSGYPSRAESEHDWVENSHASTSLSYADGMAKAFQVRGERDRTPVAVIGDGALTGGMAWEALNNIASAKDRPLVIVLNDNGRSYAPTTGGMAEKMATLRTRPGYERALGQVKRRLPTAPVVGRPLYQALHAVKRAAKDFFLPQSMFEDLGLKYVGPIDGHDFEALEKALVSAKEFGGPILVHCLTRKGNGYGPAEKDDAERFHSPPAFDPQTGLPLAKSASTWTSVFGREMVRAGAERPDIVAITAAMSGPTGLDPFGAAFPGRLYDVGIAEQHALTSAAGLALGGVHPVVAVYATFLNRAFDQLLMDVALHGLPVTVVLDRAGVTGEDGPSHHGMWDLSLAAIIPGLRVATPRDAVTLAAELDEALAVSDGPTLLRFPKGAVPDTIPAVGTEGGMDLLARPADGLPQDVLLVAVGAFCGTAVEVAARLADQGIGVTVVDPRWVLPVPAALTTLAAAHQLVVTLEDGGRRGGIGAAVTEALRAVDVPVAVFGLPQEFLEPGPRAELLVDAGLSAQAVARWITERVASRVTAEQPTP; from the coding sequence GTGCCAACCAGTGACGCGCCGTTGCCCTCCGATCTCTCTCCGGCGTACCTGCGGGGACTCGACCCGACGGAGCTGACCGACCTCGCCGAGCGCATCCGGTCGTTCCTGGTGAACCGGGTGTCCCGCCGCGGCGGCCACCTCGGGCCCAACCTCGGGGTCGTCGAGCTGACGATGGTGCTGCACCGGGTCTTCGATTCGCCGCGTGACCCCATCGTCTTCGACACCGGTCACCAGGCCTACGTGCACAAGATCGTCACCGGCCGCGCCGACCGCTTCGACACGCTGCGCACCCGCAACGGCCTGTCCGGGTACCCGAGCCGCGCCGAGTCCGAGCACGACTGGGTGGAGAACTCGCACGCGTCGACCTCGCTGTCCTACGCCGACGGCATGGCCAAGGCGTTCCAGGTGCGCGGCGAGCGCGACCGCACCCCGGTCGCGGTCATCGGCGACGGGGCACTCACCGGCGGGATGGCCTGGGAGGCGCTGAACAACATCGCCTCGGCCAAGGACCGGCCGCTGGTCATCGTGCTCAACGACAACGGCCGCTCCTACGCGCCGACCACCGGCGGCATGGCCGAGAAGATGGCCACCCTGCGGACCCGGCCCGGGTACGAGCGCGCCCTGGGCCAGGTGAAGCGCCGGCTGCCAACCGCGCCGGTCGTGGGCCGACCGCTCTACCAGGCGCTGCACGCGGTCAAGCGCGCCGCCAAGGACTTCTTCCTCCCGCAGAGCATGTTCGAGGACCTCGGCCTGAAGTACGTCGGCCCCATCGACGGCCACGACTTCGAGGCGCTGGAGAAGGCGCTGGTCAGCGCGAAGGAGTTCGGCGGGCCCATCCTGGTGCACTGCCTGACCCGCAAGGGCAACGGCTACGGCCCGGCCGAGAAGGACGACGCCGAGCGCTTCCACTCGCCGCCCGCCTTCGACCCGCAGACCGGCCTGCCGCTGGCGAAGTCGGCGTCGACCTGGACGTCGGTGTTCGGCCGCGAGATGGTCCGCGCCGGCGCCGAGCGCCCCGACATCGTCGCCATCACCGCCGCGATGAGCGGTCCCACCGGGCTGGACCCGTTCGGCGCCGCGTTCCCGGGTCGGCTCTACGACGTCGGGATCGCCGAGCAGCACGCGCTCACCTCCGCCGCGGGGCTCGCGCTCGGCGGGGTGCATCCGGTGGTCGCGGTCTACGCCACCTTCCTCAACCGGGCCTTCGACCAGCTGCTGATGGACGTCGCCCTGCACGGGCTGCCCGTCACCGTGGTGCTCGACCGCGCCGGCGTGACCGGTGAGGACGGCCCCAGCCACCACGGCATGTGGGACCTGTCGCTCGCCGCGATCATCCCCGGGCTGCGGGTGGCGACCCCGCGGGACGCGGTGACGCTGGCGGCCGAACTCGACGAGGCGCTCGCGGTCTCCGACGGGCCGACACTGCTGCGGTTCCCGAAGGGGGCCGTGCCGGACACCATCCCGGCGGTCGGCACCGAGGGCGGCATGGACCTGCTCGCCCGACCCGCCGACGGCTTGCCGCAGGACGTGCTGCTGGTCGCCGTCGGCGCGTTCTGCGGCACCGCCGTCGAGGTGGCGGCCCGGCTCGCCGACCAGGGCATCGGCGTCACCGTCGTGGACCCGCGATGGGTGCTGCCGGTGCCGGCCGCGCTGACCACGCTGGCCGCGGCACACCAGCTCGTCGTCACGCTGGAGGACGGTGGCCGTCGCGGCGGCATCGGCGCCGCGGTCACCGAGGCGCTGCGCGCGGTCGACGTCCCGGTCGCGGTGTTCGGGCTGCCGCAGGAGTTCCTCGAGCCCGGGCCGCGCGCCGAGCTGCTCGTCGACGCCGGCCTGTCGGCGCAGGCGGTGGCCCGGTGGATCACCGAGCGCGTCGCCAGCCGCGTGACCGCCGAGCAACCCACCCCGTGA
- a CDS encoding glycerophosphodiester phosphodiesterase: MIGHRGASDLAPENTLAAFQAAWSADVEWIETDVQPTADLVPVLFHDDTLDRISSVVGQLRSSRLTEVAALDAGSWFSRLRGVEDLSALRIPTMHEFLNALPATGRVLLEIKGPHTDDELVIELAVIRATRTMDRVWLQSFELDVLAQLAGYIPHCWLGLLRDDLDDDPVALCREHGLASYHPEYTALLARPGIVDDLHAAGISVVTFTANDEADWERLTDLGVDGIITDRPATLLEWQRRR, translated from the coding sequence GTGATCGGTCACCGGGGAGCCAGTGATCTGGCTCCCGAGAACACCCTCGCGGCCTTCCAGGCCGCGTGGTCGGCGGACGTGGAGTGGATCGAGACCGACGTCCAGCCCACGGCCGACCTGGTCCCGGTGCTGTTTCACGACGACACGCTCGACCGGATCAGCTCCGTCGTCGGGCAGCTGCGGTCGAGCCGGCTCACCGAGGTGGCCGCGCTGGACGCCGGCAGCTGGTTCAGCCGGCTCCGCGGCGTCGAGGACCTCAGCGCACTGCGTATCCCGACGATGCACGAGTTCCTCAACGCGCTGCCCGCCACCGGCCGGGTGCTGCTGGAGATCAAGGGCCCGCACACCGACGACGAACTGGTCATCGAGCTCGCCGTCATCCGCGCGACCCGCACGATGGACCGGGTGTGGCTGCAGAGCTTCGAGCTCGACGTGCTGGCGCAGCTGGCCGGCTACATCCCGCACTGCTGGCTCGGCCTGCTCCGCGACGACCTCGACGACGACCCGGTCGCGCTGTGCCGCGAGCACGGACTCGCGTCCTACCACCCCGAGTACACCGCGCTGCTGGCCCGGCCCGGCATCGTCGACGACCTGCACGCCGCGGGCATCTCGGTCGTCACCTTCACCGCCAACGACGAGGCCGACTGGGAACGGCTGACCGACCTCGGCGTGGACGGCATCATCACCGACCGCCCGGCCACCCTGCTGGAGTGGCAGCGGCGGCGCTGA
- a CDS encoding APC family permease has product MSKLTSTAKRILVGRAFRSDKLAHTLLPKRIALPVFASDALSSVAYAPAEIFIVLSVAGLAAYAYAPWIAAAVALVMIVVVLSYRQNVHAYPSGGGDYEVATKNLGQRFGLVVGSALLVDYILTVAVSTAAGVANIGSAIKFVGDHNVAFSVGIIVLVTAANLRGLKEAGAAFAFPVYAFIISIFAMLATGLVRYFFGSGEMLAESADFQLEATHGSTGILLVFLLLRAFSSGSAALTGVEAISNGVPAFKKPKAKNAATTLALMGLMSVTMMIGIVTLAIVTKVHVAEPGVVMIGQPADYHEKTVIAQIAQAVFSGFPPAFYVVSFTTGLILVLACNTAFSGFPVLGSILAQDRFLPRQLHTRGDRLAFSNGIVFLAVVAIILIIAFQADVTALIQLYIVGVFVSFTCSQGGMIRHWKRLIDRSSDPAERAVLRRKQIISATGFGLTGTVLVIVLITKFLSGAWITILAMATIYSVMVAIRRHYDRVAREIAANEDDLVLPSRVHAIVLVSKVHLPTMRALAYARATRPDILEAVTVNVDPADTANLAREWEDRELPVSLKVIDSPFREITKPILDYVRRVRRDSPRDVVAVYLPEYVVGHWWEQILHNQSALRLKGRLLFTPGVMVTSVPWQLSSSKNVEQRIDERGEREISAAGRRSAATRIEEQEPFTSRS; this is encoded by the coding sequence GTGTCGAAGCTAACCAGCACCGCGAAGCGCATTCTCGTCGGTCGCGCATTCCGGAGCGACAAGCTCGCGCACACGTTGTTGCCCAAGCGGATCGCGCTGCCGGTGTTCGCCTCCGACGCGCTGTCCAGCGTCGCCTACGCCCCCGCCGAGATCTTCATCGTGCTGTCGGTGGCCGGGCTGGCCGCCTACGCCTACGCCCCCTGGATCGCCGCCGCCGTCGCGCTGGTGATGATCGTGGTGGTGCTGTCCTACCGGCAGAACGTGCACGCCTATCCCAGCGGCGGCGGCGACTACGAGGTCGCCACCAAGAACCTCGGGCAGCGCTTCGGTCTCGTGGTGGGCAGCGCGCTGCTGGTCGACTACATCCTCACCGTGGCCGTCTCGACGGCGGCCGGCGTGGCCAACATCGGCTCGGCCATCAAGTTCGTCGGTGACCACAACGTCGCTTTCAGCGTGGGCATCATCGTGCTGGTCACCGCGGCCAACCTGCGTGGCCTGAAGGAGGCGGGGGCGGCGTTCGCGTTCCCCGTCTACGCCTTCATCATCTCCATCTTCGCGATGCTGGCCACCGGGCTGGTCCGCTACTTCTTCGGCTCCGGGGAGATGCTCGCCGAGAGTGCCGACTTCCAGCTGGAGGCCACCCACGGCAGCACCGGCATCCTGCTGGTGTTCCTGCTGCTGCGGGCGTTCTCGTCCGGCTCGGCGGCACTCACCGGCGTGGAGGCCATCTCCAACGGCGTGCCGGCGTTCAAGAAGCCCAAGGCGAAGAACGCGGCCACCACGCTGGCCCTGATGGGCCTGATGAGCGTCACCATGATGATCGGCATCGTCACGCTGGCCATCGTGACGAAGGTGCACGTCGCCGAGCCCGGGGTGGTGATGATCGGCCAACCCGCCGACTACCACGAGAAGACGGTGATCGCGCAGATCGCCCAGGCGGTGTTCTCGGGCTTCCCACCGGCGTTCTACGTGGTGTCCTTCACCACCGGTCTCATCCTGGTGCTGGCCTGCAACACCGCGTTCAGCGGCTTCCCGGTGCTGGGCTCGATCCTCGCGCAGGACCGGTTCCTGCCGCGGCAGCTGCACACCCGGGGCGACCGGCTCGCGTTCTCCAACGGCATCGTGTTCCTGGCCGTCGTCGCGATCATCCTGATCATCGCGTTCCAGGCCGACGTCACCGCCCTGATCCAGCTCTACATCGTCGGCGTGTTCGTGTCGTTCACCTGCTCGCAGGGCGGGATGATCCGGCACTGGAAGCGGCTCATCGACCGGTCGTCGGACCCGGCGGAGCGCGCGGTGCTGCGGCGCAAGCAGATCATCAGCGCCACCGGTTTCGGCCTCACCGGCACCGTGCTGGTCATCGTGCTGATCACCAAGTTCCTGTCCGGCGCCTGGATCACCATCCTGGCGATGGCGACCATCTACAGCGTGATGGTCGCCATCCGCCGGCACTACGACCGGGTGGCCCGCGAGATCGCCGCCAACGAGGACGACCTCGTGCTGCCCAGCCGGGTGCACGCCATCGTGCTGGTGTCGAAGGTGCACCTGCCGACGATGCGGGCACTGGCCTACGCGCGGGCGACCCGGCCCGACATCCTCGAGGCGGTGACGGTCAACGTCGACCCCGCCGACACCGCGAACCTGGCGCGCGAGTGGGAGGACCGCGAGCTCCCGGTCTCGCTGAAGGTCATCGACTCGCCGTTCCGCGAGATCACCAAGCCGATCCTGGACTACGTCCGGCGGGTCCGGCGGGACTCGCCGCGGGACGTGGTCGCGGTGTACCTGCCGGAGTACGTGGTCGGACACTGGTGGGAGCAGATCCTGCACAACCAGTCGGCGCTGCGGCTCAAGGGCCGGCTGCTGTTCACCCCCGGGGTCATGGTCACCTCGGTGCCGTGGCAGCTGTCGAGCTCCAAGAACGTCGAGCAGCGCATCGACGAACGCGGTGAGCGGGAGATCTCGGCGGCCGGCCGCCGCTCCGCGGCCACCCGCATCGAGGAGCAGGAGCCGTTCACCAGCCGCTCCTAG
- a CDS encoding class I SAM-dependent RNA methyltransferase — translation MSRPRRPSGSVISTEVPDLNPDTPQTPAVADAATTAVDASDLAPGDVVALEVGPVAHGGHCVARYQGRVVFVRHALPGERVRARITEAKSGSFCRADAIEIDVAAPGRVTPPCVHFHPGGCGGCDFQHASPELQRELKTTVLQEQLHRLATVDLPAGVGAVEPLPGDGFGWRTRVRWGLALQDGRALLGPRVQRSAALVPVGPEAPCLIASPGLSTLAVDVAEQLAPDLTPEDAFEMVLTMGEDGTEHVTEAGAADADVVWETVKGRRFAVAADGFWQAHPAAATTYVDTVMDLLPDDLTGGTAWDLYGGVGLFAAFLADAVGVTGTVATVELDRTATALARHNLAGLPQALVKSGMVEKVVGTLPGPVDAIVLDPPRTGAGRKVCDAIAGRKPRVVVYVACDPAALARDTAFLATGGYRLDTVRAFDAYPQTHHLEAIARFVPVDAPVD, via the coding sequence GTGTCACGCCCACGCCGACCGAGCGGATCCGTCATCAGTACTGAAGTCCCCGACCTGAACCCCGACACCCCGCAGACCCCGGCGGTCGCCGATGCCGCCACCACCGCGGTCGACGCCTCCGACCTGGCACCCGGGGACGTGGTCGCGCTCGAGGTCGGGCCGGTCGCGCACGGCGGCCACTGCGTCGCCCGCTACCAGGGCCGGGTGGTCTTCGTCCGGCACGCGCTACCCGGCGAGCGGGTCCGGGCCCGGATCACCGAGGCCAAGTCGGGATCGTTCTGCCGCGCCGACGCGATCGAGATCGACGTCGCCGCTCCGGGCCGGGTCACCCCGCCGTGCGTGCACTTCCACCCCGGCGGCTGCGGTGGCTGCGACTTCCAGCACGCGTCCCCGGAACTGCAGCGGGAGCTGAAGACGACAGTGCTGCAGGAGCAGCTGCACCGGTTGGCCACGGTCGACCTGCCGGCCGGGGTGGGCGCCGTCGAGCCGCTGCCCGGCGACGGGTTCGGCTGGCGCACCCGGGTCCGCTGGGGACTGGCGCTGCAGGACGGCCGGGCGCTGCTCGGCCCCCGGGTGCAGCGGTCGGCGGCCCTGGTGCCGGTCGGCCCCGAGGCGCCGTGCCTGATCGCCTCCCCGGGGCTGTCCACCCTCGCGGTGGACGTCGCGGAGCAGCTCGCGCCGGACCTCACGCCCGAGGACGCCTTCGAGATGGTGCTGACGATGGGCGAGGACGGCACCGAGCACGTCACCGAGGCCGGGGCCGCGGACGCCGACGTGGTGTGGGAGACCGTCAAGGGCCGCCGCTTCGCCGTCGCCGCGGACGGGTTCTGGCAGGCCCACCCGGCGGCCGCCACGACGTACGTGGACACCGTGATGGACCTGCTGCCGGACGACCTGACCGGCGGGACCGCCTGGGACCTCTACGGCGGGGTGGGGCTGTTCGCCGCGTTCCTGGCCGACGCGGTCGGCGTGACCGGCACCGTGGCCACCGTCGAGCTGGACCGCACCGCCACCGCGCTGGCCCGGCACAACCTCGCCGGTCTGCCGCAGGCCCTGGTGAAGTCCGGGATGGTCGAGAAGGTGGTCGGGACGCTGCCCGGCCCGGTCGACGCCATCGTGCTGGACCCGCCGCGCACCGGCGCCGGCCGGAAGGTCTGCGACGCGATCGCCGGCCGCAAGCCCCGGGTCGTGGTCTACGTGGCGTGCGATCCGGCGGCGCTGGCGCGCGACACCGCGTTCCTCGCCACCGGCGGCTACCGGCTGGACACCGTCCGGGCCTTCGACGCGTATCCGCAGACCCACCACCTCGAGGCCATCGCGCGGTTCGTGCCGGTGGACGCCCCGGTCGACTGA